The following DNA comes from Palaemon carinicauda isolate YSFRI2023 chromosome 22, ASM3689809v2, whole genome shotgun sequence.
AATAAAGAAATGTTCTTTTAATCAGACGCTCTCGATAGAGATTTTATTTGACCCATTTCAGGCGTCGGTTACTCGTGCACCATACTGAATTACATCTTCATGATGATGTACAGCATTGTGATCACGTATCCAATTCTCTTTCTGTGGCACTCACTTTCCCTGGAAGTACCTTGGACGCACTGTAACAACGCGTGGAATACTGACAATTGTACTTTGGTAAGTAGGCCTATGTGACCGTTCTCTGTTCTGGACACACCATAATAACGCATAAAATACTGACAACTGTACTTAGGTAAGTAGGCCTATGTGTCCATTGTCTGCTCTGGAGACACTGTAACAACGTATGGAATACTGACAATTGCAATTTGGTAAGTATGCCCATGTGTCCATTGTCTGTTCTGGACGCACTGTAACGTGTGGAATACTGACATTTACACTTTGGTAAGTAGGCCTATGTGTCCATTGTCTGTTCTGGACGTACTGTAACGTGTGGAATACTGACATTTACACTTTGGTAAGTAGGCCTATGTGTCCATTGTCTGCTCTGGACACTCTGTAACAACGTATGGAATACTGACAATTGCAATTTGGTAAGTATGCCCATGTGTCCATTGTCTGTTCTGGACGCACTGTAACGTGTGGAATACTGACATTTACACTTTGGTAAGTAGGCCTATGTGTCCATTGTCTGTTCTGGACGTACTGTAACGTGTGGAATACTGACATTTACACTTTGGTAAGTAGGCCTATGTGTTCATTATCTGTTCTGGACACACTATAGGAACACGTGGTATACTGACAATTTCACTTTGGTAAGTAGACCTATGTATCCATTGTCTAAGCTAGGAAGAGCATGGCATTTTTGGTTAATGGAATAACATGTGTGGTTTCATGTTTAAGATTTTTGAAATTTTGACATTAAACGGGTATTAATATCATAATTTAGCTAGGGAAATTGAAATAACGCTTAGACCCGAACGTCCATGTTTGCCGAGTAAACAAAATAGAGTTCTAATGATCTTAACCTATATTTCCAGGCCTCATCCAGAAATTTTTCGGATGAAAAGGAAGGAACGTCAGGTCTCCTCTCCCCAGCTGATGAATTTTTCCAGTAAGGCAATAAgtagatttttttactttttttaatgtcCAGTAACGTTAACCTTAGAAAATTAGTTCGTGATTCTTTCAGGATAAATTTACTTTAGAAAAAGCAAATGGTTCTCTTTAGTTAATTTGAAATTAAATCCTTaccttcagttattattattattattattattattattattattattattattattattatttgctaagctacaaccctaattggaaaagcaggatgctataagcccaggggctccaacaaggaaaataacccagtgaggaaaggaaacaaggaaaaaattgaatatttcattaagatgaatatttcttATAACTAACATCTGAAAAAATTTTGATTTACTTCGCGTGTACAAATAAACATTATGGAAATACCatagatatattatcattaaacaTCTTGTAAGGAAACGAATcagtggcataaaaaaaaaaaaactcagaaatatataggcctacaccGTGACGAGATCTGAATTATAATGGATGGTCAGACTTCAGAAAAATCTTCATCTAACTGAACGACAATGCCAAAGATAAACTTCAGTGATTGGATATTCAATATACAAGTGataatgaaagaataatatttcttcgGCATATACCGCAGTCCAACAATGTTAAAACGCATTGCTAATATATCTATAGtctgtgcaattgaaggagaggcAGAGGGGATATTTTtgaaaatcatttttataataacgaTAACTAaacttactcgagtgccatatgtggatgagatcatggtgaggggcagatggagatggtttggtcatgctcttcgcactccccaagagataaaaTCACCAAACTgtcgactgggctccacaagacactagaagagttgaaaggcttacacctacatggctgaggactatgaagcgtggagtaggagaggacgaatggagaagtattgatttaaaatctcaagatagagatgactggcgaaatctaactgaggccctttgcgtcaataggcttaggaagagGAGATGATCTAGAATTCAATTGAGTTCCATttggtttgaaatatatatatatatatatatatatatatatatatatatatatatatatatatatatatatatatatatatatatatatatatattgtttatgagaACATCTAGATAGGGTGATCTATTGTCGTGGAACtaataaataacatattttgattttACCCCATACTTTTTACCATGCAATAATCTGAGCTAGTTTCGGTTACGAGATTCAACAACCAAAGGTTTCTGTTAAAGATGTATGATCAATGTAATAAACAAGCTTGCGAgtataatacaataaaatatgaaaagtgACGGACTAAGTaggctaccctgaggaacaccgaaGTTTACAGGCCTTCAGTGACTGCAGTCATTATAAGGCCCATCAAGAACTACTCTTTATAGTATAATAGTTTCAAAATCAGTAATGGGAACATAAAATGGTCCACGAACTTCCATATGTGTAAGAAACTCTCCCTTTAATGCTAATATTACAAAAAAGAATGTTGGCAATATTTACTTACTTTATTGTGAATAATAATATCAAGTATGCAGGATCATGCTGAGGTCTCACTGTCACTGTCATAGTTCGTTGATCATggcgggacacacacacacacacacacacacacacacacacacacacacacacacacacacacacaagactcgGAACTCTGAATTCACGGGACACTGACATTTGAACAATAACAACTCCCAAAATGTTCAACACAGCAGCATGAGAAAGTAGTGTTTCTCAGTACACTACACCGTCTGAGTTTTGTAACATTGGCATAAAAATATCGCTATAGTCTCATTCCATCGTTTTCCGCTATTCGCACGGGAGAGCTAATGAGTGGCGTAGATTTAAAAGGAATATTCCTTATATATTTTgaacaagagcccgtgttttacttAAGGAAGAAcaatcttaaacgaacgaacgaacggatGGGCTAGACTGATGGCAACTGTCCAGCTGagtgaaaaattaattttagtGACTGGAAATAGGTTCACTGGGACATATTTCGAATAAGTAATAGAAGCTAACCATGGGAGTGCTAAAATCAACTTGAGGCTTTGAAAGTCCATTTGCAGGGAGAATTATATAAAGCAAAGTTATAGATGTAAACTGTAGTATCACATTCAAAATGGTAGTAATGAAATTAGTAGGAAACTGTAGagagaatagagttctcttgcgtgagggtacactcgggcacactattctatctaatttctctttctcttgttttttttaagtttttatattttatatagaaattgtttatcttaatgttattactcttcctaaaatattgtttccttgtttccttttctcactgagctattttccctgttagggcccccgggtatagcatcttgtttttccaactagggttgtagcttagaaagttataataataataataataataataataataataataataataataataataataataataataattataataataatcataataataataataaactaaacgtCGAACCGTAAAGAATATAGATGATATAGACTAAACTGATTTAATTACAGGAGTATTTAAGATAGCTGTTAAAATATGTGATAATACTTACAAAGAGGCAAGTAGAAAAAATATGGGTCTAGGCTTCCTATCAAAATAACTTGATAAATGTATAACTTAAACATGCAGTTAAGACATAtggaaaagtaataaaataaaatgagtagATTCAACTTTTGAATGTGCACGGCTTCCAATCAAGATAACTTAATAAATGAATAACTTaaacttacaattattattattattattattattattattattactagctaagctacaaccttaattggaaaagaaagatgctataagccgaagggcttcaacatggaaaaatagcccaataaggaatggaaataaggaaatgaataaacgatctgaaaaataatgaacaattaaaacgaaatattttaaaaacagcaacaacataaaaacacatactttatggataaactataaaaagacttatatcagcctgttcagcatagaaacatttgctgcaagtttgaacttttgaagttctaccgattcaactacccgattagcgagatcattccacaacttggtcacagctggaataaaacttctagaatactgtgtagtattgaaccttattaCATAAATGACATTTTTCATCTTATCTTTCCAGCAACAAGATTCTGGAAGTATCCGACAGCGTGGCTGTTCTTGGTGGAGTCCAGTggcctctggaaaaaaaaaagaattaaccaATAAGAAAATTTACTCCAAACAAGAACATTCTAACCATTTATTACACAGATAACACTTTTCATCTAATCTTTCCAGCAACAAGATTCTGGAAGTATCCGACAGCGTGACTGTGCTAGGAGGATTCCAGTGGCCTCTGGTGATATCAGCGACCCTCTTCTGGATCATGACTTTCCTCTGTGTTTTTAAAGGCATCAAGGTCCTCGGAAAGGTAATTTGGAAATCTTCCGTTTATACTATATTCTTATACAGGTTTAGTTTGGATCAACAGTTAGAAAGGATGAACGAGGCAGTGACTGCTGCTTTGCGTTTACTCTTATGTCAGTTTCTTCACggaaaagtttttattatttttttttttttttttggggggggggggggggttacggggGAAGAGGCTAGTAAGGTGATTCCTACTTGCTGTTATCATTTAATTCTTGTTTGCGTACTTTAattagttcatttttttttatttatttgttaacgaTCAttaatcatctctgtttttctcttttctcatatttatatactactactactactactactactactactactactactagattaatatttctaaaaattcAGTTATATAGAAAGTTTTCGACTACCTGCTCGATTTTTCTTTTCTCGTAACCtctctttgtatttttattttcactacATTCTACGGAAATATTAATGTGGATTTGTTCCCCTATTTTTTGAATCCTGTTGTTTTGAGTGatttataatagcaataataataataagtatctaTTAATTAGTCTACGGGTAAAAGATTAACAGCCATTGTCACTAATGGCTTCTCCGTGAAAGGTAATGGCATACATGTTGGTATCAATACTTTAATGGTATTAAAACCAAACTTAAACCCTctcattgtatatatgaatatatatatatatatatatatacatacctatatatatatatatatatatatatatatatatatatatatatatatatatatatatatatatatatatatatatatatgtatatatatatgtccctttctgagtggggataccttaacgtggtaaaagggtttagataccaccatggtcagcaaagctgtactagtcagggacacccatactatgttggtttgctgtgagtgatcaaacaaaagtctcccactatcatcaatccacactggccagcgtggtgatgaaaactgggcaaaccccacaCTTATAAAGACTTGTCATACGCTTCTGTCCTGAGgtagactataaacggctgcatttgttgttgttgttgttgtatatatatatatatatatatatatatatatatatatatatatatatatatatatacatatatatatatatatatatatatatatatatatatatatatactgtatatatatatatatgtgtgtgtgtgtgtgtgtgtgtgtgtgtgtgtgtgtgtttgtatctgtatATAATTACATTGGGATTACATTTAAACACTAGAACTTAGCCCATATATTTCCTTGACTCATATATGTAATTGTAGAATCATATTGCTTAGATAggtatatatactttaaaatatattcttaaaatgcACAAAGCTATCAATAACTGTCAATTAAAATAATGCATTAGAAGCAATACATCCCTTATCCTGTTTGGTACTTAAAGAATAACTCATCTTTAATACTTTTCTATTTTGACTTTACCATCCATTTCCCTTTTCCAGCTGATGTGGTTCACGGCTACATTTCCCTTCGTCATCATGTTCATCCTACTCATCCGTGGCCTGACTCTACCTGGAGCCTGGACTGGCATTTACTACTATCTCAGTCCAGACCTGAACAAACTCTTGGAACTGAAAGTATTACTTatgttgatatttactttgatccTTTTAGATTGCTAGTCCACTTATGAAGGTTATTTAAACCGAATCATAGCTCTTGTTCAATGCATTTAGTGTATGTACAATTATGATAACAGCAATTATTGCCAATGAATCATACTTATGCATAATGTGCAGTTTTAATTTACTGCTTCCAATCTGTTGCCTTTAACATTCAAAATTTACAAGAGTGATTCTCAACATCTGCTTACTATATTTCTATTCAGTTTCACTAGCTGACTCATTATCAGTCAAGAAAAGTCACCTGAACTGAAACTAATGCTATATCATTTCTGACCAGGTCTGGGCAGCTGCTGCAGCTCAAATCTTCTACTCACTAGGACCGGGCTATGGGGTCCTGATAACCCTGGGCTCCTACAACAAGTTCAGGAACAAGTGCATAAAGGATGCCATCACCATCCCGATCCTGAACTGCTTGACTTCCATCTTCTCTGGCTTTGTAGTCTTTGCCGTCCTGGGATTCATGGCCCACAGAGCTGGCACAACCGTAGACAAGGTCACAGCTGCAGGTTAGGTCGTATTTCATTTGGACGATTGCCTTAGAGCAAGAGATTGTGGCCTGCATCTTCAATGCAGGTTGATCTAATGCCTGCCTGCCCGTTAAGACCCTTTCGCTGTTTGTCTCTTCCAAGGGGATAATATCACAAGAGCACCTCACGCTATTCACATTGCTTAATGGTCACTGCAGTGTAATTTGACCTAAATCAGAACCCATTAATATTTGTTTAGCCTTTCACTTCATCTCCActgcctttcttccatcttgcagtCCCAcctctcttaacttttacttcttgTGTAGACTTAACTGCAGGGTTCCCCTTCCACCCGTTGCTCATTGGCGCGGACTGGTCTGTGCGGCCCTAGCTCCATGCCATATGGCACAAGATATAAAAATCacaaaccactttttgcataattATGTCAGAGTATCATCAGGTTATCCTTTATATGGGCCTTTGCATCGAAATAAAGCATCGAGTATGCACCATAAGGATATGAAGGGGGCAGCTAATGGTGGTTAGAAATAGGTTGAGATTCTATTCCTTGTTTCATTTGAAAATGCTTCCACTTATCCTATTGGATTTTAGTTCCAGTTTGCCTATTAAACAGTCTCTTTACAGTActcattattatgatttatttattgtaAGCTTTAGTAACGCTTGGTAATTAACCTTACACTCAACTCTCTTCTCTTATCCAAAAACGAAACTATATAATTAGTGAATAAACTATTACGGATTTTTTTCTCTACTTTTTAAAGTTACTTGGATACATTTACTTACAGGTCCATCCTTGGCTTTCATCATCTACCCAGAAGCGCTGTCACTGATGCCTGCTGCACCGATTTGGTCTTTCCTCTTCTTTCTCACTCTGTTCTTTGTAGGAGCCGATTCCATTGTGAGTAGAGTAGAATGATGTTCTGTCTCTTTCTCTGTTTCTTGTTGCTGGCTTTCTTTAgttgcctgtctctctctctcgccttctgCTTAGTTTTAACATACTATTTCTATATCTAAAAGTCTGTGCAACATACAGTTCGAATTCAGCTGTCTCaaacaacaaataacaaattctAACCTGAACTAGGAGCTATTCAtcaatattgataatcaataaggAGAGTTAATAAAAGTTGAAGACGAAATTTGAATTCCAATATAGTTTTTGAGCCTCAAATGGAAATTATTCAAATCATAGAGTAGAGCTTTGGTTCATATCACAGTTCTTCATCAATCATTATCTAGCTAACCCCTCACGCATACCAAAATTGGGGTCCTTACTCTTTCTTGGCCCAAGGGCCACCTGAATTTATTTGTAATCTATATGTCACGTTTTGagacattttttggattttccaGTTTTAAACCCGTTATACACTTACAGGACACACACAGTCAGATTGCCCCTAGCTTTCGTTCTTAGACCAATGGTCATAACCCCAAAAAGCCTACAGGCCTAAACAAATAAGTTTGCTTCGATGGGTTCTAGGGTAGCCTACCCCATCCGATCAGGTTTTTAATCCACCCTTTCAGGTATATTTGCACTGATAATCCTTTATCGGTGCACAGGTCAGTGTGGTAACATTCCAAAACACAGACATAGGTGTGACATAATCTAGGCAACTCTTCGTTGTCAGAAGTAACAAGATACTATGAATCTTGTAATACTAATGAAACACAAGTCTCTTATCAATCCATGGTAGATCTAATAAAATAATGACTTTACCTCTGCTCTGCCCAGTTCGTTCACGTGGAGACAGCTGTTCTGGTGATCACCGACGAACTGCCCCAGTATAGATCTAAGCGAGGTCTTATCACCGCATTTGTATGCTTAGTTTCTTTGGCTGGGACTCTCCTCTTCTGTACACGGGTAAGTATTTGGAGTCTTCGGATATTATCATTTGCAATATTATCATTAGAACCTTTTCGATGTTTTGATCATACTGAATTTAGCCTGGAAAAAGTGCCCGTATCACCCAACGAAATTGTTCAGTGTTAGAAATGTTGTGATAGACAGTATAAATGCTGTCAAATTCATCATTGCTTTAGAAAATTAGgtgcagtgtatatatgtatgtatgtatatatatatatatatatatatatatatatatatatatatatatatatatgtgtgtgtatttatatatatatatatatatatatatatatatatatatatatatatttagcacaaAATTTTAATCTACGGAAAGTGATTGTTCGACTGAACAGTTCCATGTCTTCTGCTATACAGGGAGGCATCTACTGGCTGACTCTTGTAGACCAATTTTGTGCTTCATACACCATCATTCTCAACAGTCTCAGTGAACTATTGGTTTTTGGACTCATTTACGGCAAGTTATTATTCTTATCTTCCTACTATATTTGGAAACATTAATGTAAATAGAAAATACTAATCACATCATAGTGTTCATTTGTTAcattcattattttgaatatttatctaaCCTTGTCACAGGAGCTGGACGAACAGTGCGCGACTTGCAAATGATGACCAAAACCTGCATCAGCTACATCTGGTACCTGGCTTGGCTAGTGATCTCTCCGATGGTTTTACTTGTAAGTTCCTTATACGAATCTTTAATACATGATTTAGCCCAATCACTTTCATAAAAAGCATTTCTATACATTAACAGGTCTCGCCGTTAAGAATTAGTGAAGACATCccttatgaaaattttttatttcttaacaggtGATACTCGCAAATCTCCTCTTTGGAGACGTCCAAGCCAGCTATAGAGGCGAGGTCTTTCCACCGTGGGTGCAAGCACTTGGATGGCTCACGGCAATCGTCTCTATGCAAGCAATTCCGTCGTATGTGATCTATTACCTGAGTCGTGCCTCGAGTGGGAGTTTGAAAAAGGTAGGCCTTTCGATTTCCTTGCTCATAGCTTCGCGTGTTATTTGGTCAGAGCTAGACCTAGGAGGTTTGATTCATCCTTTCTTTATGAGTTTGGAATCTGGTTTCTGTTGATGAATTATTTTGGAGCATTATTTTATTGATACAAAACACATTCAGCAATGGAATATAGATGCTCAATATCTATGGAAGGCTGTTGGATGCTATCAGATGGTAGGGAAGTTTCCTCAGAAAAATGTGGCAACCTTTTAGTTTGGTGGACTAAAGATGAAAAACATAAATTTGATCAGTTTTACAGTAACTTAGGAAAAGTGTCTTAGGTGCTGGAAAtgtcttttattacttgaaatctttTGATTGTGTGATTTGCAGTACAAAAAAACCCTTCTTTTCAGAGGGTTCAGCAAGGGCTTAATCCAACTTCAGACTGGGGACCTGCACAGGAGGAGAACAAAACTGCTTGGAGACAGCATTGCCTGGAATATCCCCTCAGAAGTAGAATCCTGCATCctgatattttgaagaaaaaataactaTCTTATCTAAGCCTTCCTATCAAGCATCAATGCACCTTGATACCATGAAAAAATAACATTCCAGCCAGCAGTGGTTTCGCACtcaatctatacatatatgtgataGATATTCTTTATATGACTTTCACTTTATATGATAAATCCAGGTTAACGAAAAACGTTTCCTAAGCTTCCATATCAGTGCCCATTCATACTATGACAGGACTGAAATAGATAGCtatctatttctattaatttttttatactaGAATTTCTTTTATTAGTTAGAAAAAACAACCAATAGACAAAGTGTTTCATTTTCCTTTCACATAATTTATCAATATCAAAACAGTGCTGAAACAGTTTTCAGTCTTGAGAGGCTTAAAGGTTAAagggcccctcatgaatggcagaggcaagagacagtgacattgccctatcaagcaggatagtgccctagagactgaccatatatacatatgatcagcgtccaagcccctctccacccaagctaggaccaaggagggccaagcaatggctgctgatgactcagcagatagacctataggctcccccaatctttagctcagaaggataatgaggttgcagcgaccaaagaaactaacgagtttgagcaggactcgaaccccagtctggcgatcacca
Coding sequences within:
- the LOC137616662 gene encoding sodium-dependent proline transporter-like, yielding MSEPAETLHSMIENEEKGDESNMEARNNLAITGETNREEFDRDDEGEREVKHERELWSTKWDYLFSLIGLTIGLGNVWRFPFVCYKNGGGAFLIPYLTMLMMVGIPVYMLETATGQFSSSGCLTIYSVCPMFKGVGYSCTILNYIFMMMYSIVITYPILFLWHSLSLEVPWTHCNNAWNTDNCTLASSRNFSDEKEGTSGLLSPADEFFHNKILEVSDSVTVLGGFQWPLVISATLFWIMTFLCVFKGIKVLGKLMWFTATFPFVIMFILLIRGLTLPGAWTGIYYYLSPDLNKLLELKVWAAAAAQIFYSLGPGYGVLITLGSYNKFRNKCIKDAITIPILNCLTSIFSGFVVFAVLGFMAHRAGTTVDKVTAAGPSLAFIIYPEALSLMPAAPIWSFLFFLTLFFVGADSIFVHVETAVLVITDELPQYRSKRGLITAFVCLVSLAGTLLFCTRGGIYWLTLVDQFCASYTIILNSLSELLVFGLIYGAGRTVRDLQMMTKTCISYIWYLAWLVISPMVLLVILANLLFGDVQASYRGEVFPPWVQALGWLTAIVSMQAIPSYVIYYLSRASSGSLKKRVQQGLNPTSDWGPAQEENKTAWRQHCLEYPLRSRILHPDILKKK